ATCGTCTACCTGCACCACGACGACCCGCGCGAGTGGCGCGGCCACACCCTCGGCTACGTGTTCCACCCCGACCACTGGCACCAGGGGTACGCGACCGAGGCGTGCCGCGCCCTCCTGGACGTGTGCTTCCTGCTGTGGGGCGCGCACCGGGTGTGCGCGCACTGCGACCCGCGCAACGAGGCGTCCTGGCGGCTGCTCGAACGCCTCGGGCTGCGCCGCGAGGGCCGTCTGCGGCAGGCCGCGTCGTTCTCGACCGACGACGCCGGGCACCCGGTGTGGCACGACGCCTATCTGTACGCGGTGCTCGACACCGAGTGGGGCCGCGCGGGCGACTGAGCGGTCAGGGGGTCGCGACGACGAGGCGCATCGTGCCCACGTACTCGGCCTGCGCGCGCAGGTGCCCGTGCGCCCGGTCCCACGCCCCGCTCGCGAGGTCGTCCGCGAGCCGGTCGAGCCCGCGGCGCACGGCAACCGGGTCGGTGAGCCCGAAGCCCGACGTGGCCGCACGCACCTCCGGGCGCAGGAACGCCTCGGGGCGGCCGTAGAACGCCTCACCGAACCCGTCGACGCAGTCGAGCGGGATGGGCACGGCGTCGACGCGAACCTGCCCACCCTCGTCGCCGAGCACGCCGGTGACCTGCTCGATCGTCGGGAAGCGCCCCTCGTCCAGCGCGACGACCTCGGGGAAGTACTCCGCGAGCCAGTACCGCCGCAGCGCGGGCGCATCGACCGTGAGGACGACGACGGGCCCACGGGCGACGCGCCGCAGCTCGCGCAGCCCACGCTCGACGTCGGACCACTGGTGGATCGTCACCATCGCCATCGCGGCGTCGAACGCGTCGTCGTCGAACGGCAGGTGCTCTGCCGTCGCGTCGAGGGCCGGCGCCGCACCGGCGGGGCGCTGCGCGCGCATCGTCGCCGACGGCTCGACCGCGAGCACGTACCGGTCGGCAGGCTCGTAGGAGCCGGTGCCCGCTCCGACGTTCAGCACCGTGCGGGCGTCCCCGAGCGCCGCGTGGACCCGGGCCTCGATCCGCGGGTCGGTCCGGCGCACGGTCGCGTACCGGCGGCCGTGCCGCTCGTAGTCGACGTCACCGGCCCGGCGCTCGCGGGTCACCATGCCGTCGATCCCACACGGACGACCGGCGCGCGGGCCAGTCATTTCGGACGCCGTGCTCCTAGGGGGTCGGGCGGGCCTCGTCCGACGAGAGCGCGCGGACCACCCGCGCGGGGTTGCCGGCGACGACGACGTCCGGCGGGACGTCCTTGGTGACGACCGACCCGGCGCCGACGACCGAGCGCGCCCCGATGGTCACGCCCGGGCACACGACGACGCTGCCGCCGAGCCACACGCCGTCCTCGATGCGGATCGGGTCGACCCGCTCCCAGCCCTGCGGGCGCAGCTCGGGGTCGAGCACGTGCGTCGGGGTGTAGAGGCGCACGCTCGGGCCGATCAGCACGTCGGCGCCGATGCGGATCTCCCCGCCGCCGAGCGTGAGGAAGTCCGCGTTGATGAACGTCCGGTCCCCGACGTGCAGGCGGTGCCCGTAGTCCAGGTAGAACGGCGGGCGGAAGTCCACGCCCTCGCCGACGGTGCCGAGCAGCTCGCGGAACAGCACGTGCGCGGCCTCGCGGTCCTCGTCGTACAGCGCCGTGATCCGGCGGCACGTGCGCTGGGTGGCGGTGGTCAGGTCCGCGAGCTCGGGGCCGTGGCGGTAGCGGTACCAGTCACCCGCGACCATCTTGTCGTACTCGGTGCGGGCGTCCTCGAGGGCCGCCGCGACGTCCAGGTCCATGCACGCTCCCGCTCGCTCGTCGTCCCGGCCAGTCTCCCAGCCCACCTGCGCCGCCCAGCGCGACCTTCGGTCCGGGAGCGTCCCGGTCGCATTCTTGACCGATCTGTCAACTCACCTCTAGCGTGGCGCCATGGCGAGGGACACCCGGGAGCGGCTGCTCACCACCGCACGCGACCTCGTGCACGCGTCGACGTTCGCCGACGTCGGCGTCGACGACGTATGCCGCGCGGCCGGGGTCAACAAGGGCAGCCTGTACCACTTCTTCCCCTCGAAGCAGGCGCTCGGGGTCGCGGTCCTCGACCGCAACTGGGAGCTGATGCGCGCGCTGCTCGACGAGACGCTCGGGACCCAGGGGCCACCGCTCGACCGGCTGGACGCGTTCCTCGCCGGGTACGCGTCGATGATGCGCACCATGCGCGACCACCTGGGCGCGGTCCCCGGCTGCCCGGTGGGCAACCTCGCGGCCGAGCTCTCGGCCCACGAGCCGGTCATGCGCGCCCGCATCACCGAGGTGCTCATGGCGTGGACCGAGCAGATCGCCTCCGTCGTCCGCGAGGCGCAGGCCCGAGGGGACGTCGAGCCGATGATCGACGCGACGTCCGCCGCGCGCGCCGTCGTGGCCTGCATCCAGGGCTACAGCGTCCTGGCGAAGGCCGAGGACGACCCGGCCGCGCTCGACCCGCTGCGCCCCCTGGTCCGGACGCTCCTGCCCTCCCCTCGCTGAACGCGGGCCACCCGGCCCGCACTCACTCACGCCCACTCACTTGACCGATCGGTCAACACAACCGAAGGGACCCCTCGTGGCCACGACGTACCTGTTCGACGACCTCCGCACGCGGGATGTGCTCGCCGACATGCGCTACCTCCCCACCGACCCCGCACCCGGCGACCTCATCCCCGCGTTCGACCTGCCGACTCTCGACGGCGACCGGTTCCGCAGCGACACGCTCGGCCACCGTCCCGTGCTGCTCGTGTTCGGTTCGCAGACCTGCCCCGTGACCCGCAGCGCGGTGCCGCCCCTGCGGGACCTGCACGACGAGTACGGCGACCGGGTCCGCTTCGTGCTCGTCCAGACCCGTGAGGCGCACCCGGGCGAGCTCCTGCCGCAGCCGCGCACGGACGAGCAGAAGGCCGCGCACGCGGCGACCATGCGCGACGACCTGCGCGTCCCCTTCGAGGTCGCCGTCGACGACCTGGCGGGCACGCTCCATCGCGCGGTCGGGCCCAAGCCCAACTCGGCATACGTCCTGCGACCCGACGGGACCATCACCGCGCGCGTCCACTGGGCCAACGACGCGGCCGCGCTGCGCTCGGAACTCGAGCACGTCCTGCACGGGACTGCAGCACTGCGCCACCGCGGCGGTGCGACCAGTCCCCTGCTCAAGGCGGTCGGGCACCTGCCTGAGGTCGTCCGCCGCGCGGGCAACAAAGCCGAGCGGGACGTGTGGCGAGCGGTCCCGCCCCTGGCGTTGCTCGGGCGGACCGCCGGTCTCCTTCGCGGCCTGCCGGTGGACCGTCGTGGGCCTGCGGCCGCCGCAGTCCTCACGTTCCTCGCCCTGGCGGTGACGGCGGGCATCGTCGTGGCATCCTGACGTCGCTGGCGCCGACGAAAGGTCCAGTCAGGACGCTCCTAGCTCCGGGCGGTGACCAGCACGCACCACGACAACGCGGGCGAAATCTGCCGCGGTCGGGATCGCTGCCCGATCTGACGCGCATAATGCGTTCTGTCACGATTCGGTGAGTCCCGTTCCGCAGACCGCACGGGAGACCGCCATGCGGGTACGGTCGATCGTCCGAGCACTCGTTGCCGTGGTGCTCCTCGGCACAGCGCTGCTGGCAAGCTCCGCCGTGCACGCGTTGACGCAGCCCCGCTGGGAAGACCTCGTCTCAGGTACGGGTGCCGTCCCCGACGCCGACGGCACCCTCTCCTACTCGGAGTGGTTCGACGCGTTGAATGCCGACGCGAGCAACGAACACCTCGGGTCGGGCGAGGTCGTGGTCTGCGGCGCCTGCGCCGACAGCGCGTGGACGGTCGTCTACCGGCTCACCCTCCCGTCGGCGTCGCAGATCCTGACGCAGTTCCGCACCCGACCTGCGGTGGAGACGGGCACGGTGGCCTCGTGGATCGGCGGGCAGGTGTACGTCGACGGGATTCCTCCGAGCCTCAGCCCCGCCACCATCCGGCAGGACGCCCCGGACTCGCCCGCTCTCGTCGAGGTCCGCGGGCGATGGCGGCTGAGCCCGCGCGCGCCCGTCGATGTCACCTACGACCGCGACGTGGGCGGGCGGCCGTACCCGGCCGACATCGCCCTCGAGATCGGCACCGGAGCCGGCTGGCTCGTGACGGAGGTGACGGGGGCCCGGCCGACGACGCAGGCCGCGCACAGGGTCACGCTGGACAGCGCCGGGCGCATCTTCTTCGCGGTGACGCTCGTCGCGCCACACGAGGTCGGGCCGGACGTGGAGGACGCCCCCATGCGGTCGGCGACCAGGTGGCTGCAGTGGACCGTACAGCCGCTGTGGGTCGGGCTCGTCGCCCTCGCGCCCCTCGCCGTCGTCCTCGCGTTGTTCGCCTACGCCCGTCCTCGCCTCGGAAGATCAGCTCACACCGGCCCTCTGCACGCCGCGGCAGCGGCCGGTGTCGTCGTCGCCGCTGCGGCGACCGTGGCGACCAGCACGACCTGGAGCCTGTCCGAGCTGTTCCGGCTCCTGCAGTCCCGCATTCCCGGCGCGGAGACGGGTCCGTGGTTCTTCTCCTACGGGATCGGGTACGGCGCCGCGCTCGTGCTCGCCGCCGTCGGCCTGCACCACGTGGCCATCTACGTGGGGCAGTTGTCCGAGCCAGGACAGGCGGCACCACTGCGCGCGGCGAGCACTCGGACCGGCTGGTCCGCGCTTGCTGCGACCGGCGTCGCCGTCCTGGCGACCGCCTGGGCGGTGGCCGCTCTCTCCGACCACGCACCCGACTACCTCGAGCAAACAGTCGTGTCGACCATGCCGACGGTGGTGACTGTCTGCATCGTCATCCCGGTGGCGATGGCAGGCGCGGCTGCGGCCGCCCTGGGGCGCGCCGCCGCGCTTCCGGGCGCGGCGGTGGGTGCGTGGCTCGGGCTGCTCGCGGTCACCATGCCGTGGACGGCGTTCACCGGCGGTACACCGACGGCCGTGCGCTACGCGGCAGTGGGCGCCCTCGTCTTCGTGGCGCTCTTCGCGGTCGCTCGGATCGGGGTGGTCCTCTACTCAGGGCGCCGGCTCAAGCACCACGGCCGGGCGAAGACCGTGCTCGCCGTGATCGTCGTGGTCGCGGCCACGCCGTTCCCCGCTGCTGCGACCGCGTACCGGTCGGGCGGCGTCGGGTGGGACGACGCCTGGTCGGTGACGCGTGTGCTCGCCATGGTGCTTCCGGTCGTCGTTTCCCTCGGAGTCCTGGCTGCGGCGCGGGACCTCCTGGGCCGCAAGAGCAGCGCGAGGTCGGGACCACGGCTCCGGCTCCTCGCCGTCGCCACCGGCGGGCTGCTCCTGTTCTCGTCGACGGCGCTCACCGCCTACCTGCCGGTCGCCTACGGCACCGCGCTCGCGCTGCTGTGGTGGTTCACCCTGCCCGGCCGCCGCAGCTCGACCGTCAGCCTCATGACCGTGCCCGAGGCGGGCGTCCGTCCGGAGCTCACGAGCAGGCTCGTCACCGTCCGCGAGGCGGAACGTGTCGCCGCCCGGCTGCGCCGTGGCTTCGACAGCAAGGTCGAGTCCGGGGACAAGACGTGGGCGGAACGGCAGACCGCGGTCCGTGCGGTGGTCGAGTCCGCCGACGCCGCGCGTCAGGGCGCGCCGACGAACGGGTTGGATCTCGAGACCGCCGCGCTGGGGACCTACCCCCGCGCGCCATGGAGGTGGGCCGGGCACACCACGGTGATCGCGCTCATCGCTGGGCTGCCGTGGATCGCGCTGTCGATCCCTGGGCTCCTGGAGTTCGCGGGTCCGCGCGGCTACGGGCCGCTCACGACCGTCCTGGCCGCGTTGCTGACCGCGATCCGGTGGCCGGCGCTCGGACTGCTCTTCGGCCTCGCGTACCCGTTGCTCCGCGGCCGGACCGGGGTCACGAAGTCACTCACCCT
The sequence above is a segment of the Cellulomonas palmilytica genome. Coding sequences within it:
- a CDS encoding GNAT family N-acetyltransferase, whose translation is MTSADLAGSPSTTTVGTDRLLLRRFTPDDGARLYAILSRPEAVEFEPYGVETRARCDELAAARAQDPSFWAVCLRDEGTLVGIVYLHHDDPREWRGHTLGYVFHPDHWHQGYATEACRALLDVCFLLWGAHRVCAHCDPRNEASWRLLERLGLRREGRLRQAASFSTDDAGHPVWHDAYLYAVLDTEWGRAGD
- a CDS encoding class I SAM-dependent methyltransferase → MVTRERRAGDVDYERHGRRYATVRRTDPRIEARVHAALGDARTVLNVGAGTGSYEPADRYVLAVEPSATMRAQRPAGAAPALDATAEHLPFDDDAFDAAMAMVTIHQWSDVERGLRELRRVARGPVVVLTVDAPALRRYWLAEYFPEVVALDEGRFPTIEQVTGVLGDEGGQVRVDAVPIPLDCVDGFGEAFYGRPEAFLRPEVRAATSGFGLTDPVAVRRGLDRLADDLASGAWDRAHGHLRAQAEYVGTMRLVVATP
- a CDS encoding sugar O-acetyltransferase, translating into MDLDVAAALEDARTEYDKMVAGDWYRYRHGPELADLTTATQRTCRRITALYDEDREAAHVLFRELLGTVGEGVDFRPPFYLDYGHRLHVGDRTFINADFLTLGGGEIRIGADVLIGPSVRLYTPTHVLDPELRPQGWERVDPIRIEDGVWLGGSVVVCPGVTIGARSVVGAGSVVTKDVPPDVVVAGNPARVVRALSSDEARPTP
- a CDS encoding TetR/AcrR family transcriptional regulator, with amino-acid sequence MARDTRERLLTTARDLVHASTFADVGVDDVCRAAGVNKGSLYHFFPSKQALGVAVLDRNWELMRALLDETLGTQGPPLDRLDAFLAGYASMMRTMRDHLGAVPGCPVGNLAAELSAHEPVMRARITEVLMAWTEQIASVVREAQARGDVEPMIDATSAARAVVACIQGYSVLAKAEDDPAALDPLRPLVRTLLPSPR
- a CDS encoding TlpA family protein disulfide reductase codes for the protein MATTYLFDDLRTRDVLADMRYLPTDPAPGDLIPAFDLPTLDGDRFRSDTLGHRPVLLVFGSQTCPVTRSAVPPLRDLHDEYGDRVRFVLVQTREAHPGELLPQPRTDEQKAAHAATMRDDLRVPFEVAVDDLAGTLHRAVGPKPNSAYVLRPDGTITARVHWANDAAALRSELEHVLHGTAALRHRGGATSPLLKAVGHLPEVVRRAGNKAERDVWRAVPPLALLGRTAGLLRGLPVDRRGPAAAAVLTFLALAVTAGIVVAS